From the genome of Nicotiana tabacum cultivar K326 chromosome 17, ASM71507v2, whole genome shotgun sequence:
atacacactaccctccgcagaccctacttgtgggattcCACTAGGTTGTTGTTGAAAAGTTGAGAAAATGAAAGATTTGGATCGATCCAATTAGCCATCTACATTCCAACCTAATTTGACATAAACACTATATGACATAACTAACAGTTGAAACACGCAATTCTTATTGTGGCGCTTCAGCAGAGCTCCATGTAATGCACAACCAGCAATTGCTGATAATTTTCTTGACTACATAATAGACATGTAAAAATGATAAACCAAACATCAAATGAAAACAGAGTATGAAACTTACATATTGGCTGATTAACACAATTGCGACGTCCTCTCTTGTGGTGAATTCCTTAAAAGCATCTTCAATCTGCTTCACCGTTGTTTCTGAACATGAGATAGGAAATCTATATTACTTTCTATCCAAATATTGGAAAATTGAGAGAGATGAAAAAATTTACCACTCAAAGAAGACGCCAGCTTCCATTATTTCATTCCTCACTCAGCAACTAAATTAGAAATATTATTTTAGCCCATTACCAATAAAAAAAGGTCAATCTGTTTGGTTATATGGTCTAAACGCATATGATTGACTTTATGCTGAGTTGAGCAAGAGAGTTTACGAAACAGATTGACCTTGGGCTCCTTAAGTCGAAAATCGTGTATTGAAATCACATTTGGGCTCCTTAAGTCATAATCATAATGACAAATCCTTTATACCGGGAGTACCACCTAGACACTGACATCAAGATATACCACCGAGATCATCAATgtcgaaaataaaattttaatgcAAAATAGTACTTTGAGAGCTATTATTCAAGAGAACACTACATGCTAAGTGTAAAAGCATAACTAAAGCATGTAACATAAACATAGTCATTTATTTCCAAATGTTTTCTTCACTAGCcatatgaatattatttcctCCCAAGGTCAATTCCTCCTTTAGAGAGGAAGCTTGCAACATCTAAAAGTGTTGCGTCCAAATTGCCATGGTCAAGAGCAAGatttgcttaaatattttttctttatcttttaatGATGCTCAGTAAAAACCAACAAGATTCTTTTTACTTTGTCGACttttatctttctcttattctctacGGCAGTCTACGCTGATATGCCCCTTCTGCAGTTAGATCAAGATACGACCCAGTGTTATTAAAAGCGAGCGCTTCTCGCTTAAAGCGCAGAAGCGAGGCGAGGCGAGGGGTCTACGCTTTTCTGCCCTGAAGCGCAGTATTTGTAAATAAGCGCACGCTTCAGGCAAAAAAGCGAGAAACGGGGCGATGGGGAAAAGCGAGAAAAGCTCGCTTAAGTGAGGTCCAGCGGCTGCCTAgggtttttaataaaaaaaatcaaatacactTGCACACATTTCTTCCAAACACATCTGCTTCTCTGCTGCGACGACTCTCTTCTTCTCTCAACTGCTGCAAGCCTTCGAGGTCTTGTCTTCTCTCAGGTAagtttctcttcttctcttctctttttctgtttcttctctttcttctcctCTTCCTCTTCTGATTTTCTGTGCTACCGTTCGACTCCTCtcatcttttctcttcttctctttctcttcttcctttctATTTTTGTTAGTTCTTCTTTTCTATCCTGCCTTGTTTTCTATTTTAGGGTTCTgctctatttattttttaaaaacaattctgTTGTTCACTATGCTTCTGCTCTATTTTTCTGTTGttcagttctttttttttttttttggttgttgaaGAATAGGATGTTGCTCCTTTTGTGATTTGGTTTTGCATTTGCTTAATATGTTACGACTTTTGAGGATTATTGACTATCTATTTTTAGTATCTATTATTTACTTCTTAATTTAAGAATTGAAACATTtgcttaatatgttatttttattaaGTTCTAGGTCACTTATCTTTgcctatttaatatttttttatttatgtattaaattgcgCTTCACATGAAAAAAGCGCGCTCTTATGCCCTGAAGCTCAGAAAAGCTCAGGGGGCACGCTTCGCCTCGCTTAAGTTGCGCTTCAGTGTAAGCAAAGCATTAAGGCATGTGCCTTATTGCCCATAAATTCTATCTTGAATAGAGCAGTactaaacaacaataataattgaaaaataaGTGTATCAGTTGTTAAGTCAAACATTATGAGTGAATTTGTTACTCTTTCTTCTTGAAttacatatatatttatttttccatCATTGCGTCTTTTTTTACTAAAGCCCACATTTCAATTGCGCTTAAACCCCCAATAAACCTGGAACGTTTTTTAGAGCTTTTCGCTTTTGACAACACTGCACCTCGCTTTTTTCCGCTTCTCGCTCTCCAAAACACTGATACGACCTGATGATAAGTGTAGTGCTTATTAGCGTCACCATGACCACAACCACAATTATGGTCGCGGCTACATCCATAAGATCTATTAGTTGTCTTATACACTTCTGGAGATAGATGGGAACCAACGGAGCATGCTTCATTATATTTTAGTAATTGCTCATTATATTGATCAGACACTAAGAGACATGAAATCAATTCTGAGTACTTTTTAAAACCTTTTTTCATGGTATTGTTGCAGCAAGAGCaaatttgaagcatgaaaaaTAAGGAATGCTTCCTCTAACATATCCTCGTCATTGATCTTTTCTCCATGTAATTTCACTTGACTGAGCTATATCTTTTTCCACCATAGAATTAGTTCTAAGTGAAATTACATGGAGAAAAGATCACTGATGAGGATATGTAAGAGAAAATATTCTCAACTATTCATGCTTGAAATTTATTCTTACGATAATAATATCGTGAAAAACGTTTTAAAAAGTACTCAGAATTGATTTCATGTCTCTTAGTGGTTGAGCAAAACAACACTAGCTATTAGGGGAACAATCAAGAAATATGCATGTTGGTTCTAGTCCACTCCCTGAAATGAACGCGACAATTAATAAATCTTATGGACGTAGTCATGGATGTGATCGTGGTGGCTACAATACTAAGCATTAAGCCATTTGTCACCCCTAAGTGGGGCAAAATAGagcaaagaagaggaagaaagatTAACGTGGACAATAAAAATTATCAGAGCATATTGTTGATCTTTACCAAGCATCATTaaaggtaatacaaaaatatTGAAACAAATATTATTCTTGACCATGGCAATTTGGTACGCTTAGATATTGTAGACATCCTCACTAAATGAGGCATTGACACAATGATTGCTAACTACAAACACACCACGCAACATATTTCAATGGTGTTGCTTGGTGGAAATAATGATCATATGGTAGTGATAGAAACATTTGGAAATATGGATTACGTTTAATTTACATGCTTTAACTACGGTATTACGCTTAGTTATGTAATGCTCTCTAAATTTGCATGTAAACTTTATTTTCTACATGATATTGTCTTAGCTTATCTTCTTTAAGATTACATATACATATTATAAATCTTATTTGACGAAGAAAACACTAGTTTTGACCTAAATACGTCCGCAAACGTTTATAAGTGTATACGTGTTGCAGACAGTGCAACTACAAACACAATATTGAAAGATATCAAATATTTTTCGTATTTGAATAATGACAGCTGCAATGGCCAGCGTCTATTACATAACTAATTTTTTCTTTACTAACAAGAGCATATTTGCATTCAATCAAGTTAATAGTATCAATACATATGTCATTTTGATGGAGAGTGGAAGCTATAGCCTAGAAGTAAACGAACGATTCTCAAAGCTATCAGCGAATTGCAATTCCAAAGTTGAAACTTACTTGAATCCACAATGAGGTAATTTGTTTTCCTCCTCAAATCAACATTGCCAACTCCAGCCAGTAAAAATCCTGTAATTGTGTCCTAAATTAACAAGTTATTTCCATCAGGATCAGAATGTTTAGATACTTAAAGTGGGCAATGCATACACATAGATGATTCCAGCACGGAACGTGAACAAAGAAATACATGATTAATGCCCATTAATGACACAAGTGAAGTAGAACACAGTCTATCTATTCTAAACATACATAACAACACCCAAAAAAACCACGATGAAAAGTTCACCTCATCAGCGATCATAGCAATAAGAGCTGAGTTGCTAGTTTTGATAGGAGGTCGGTTAGCCATCTGAGAGAACAAGGTTTCTGCAATCACATAAGAGCAGGGGGGAAAAAGCAGTTTTAAGCAAATCTAGAATCACAAAACAACAGCTTTGATTCAGAAAGTAAGCATCTTGAACAGATTGACACATTCAGATGTCAAATCAAATCCTAAACTATTAATAAAACACCACCAAAAATCAGATGTAAACTAAAGATTTAAACAAATTTCAACTTCTTAATGATatcaaataaactaaataatCAGATCGAAATACTCTGAAATAACAAAATTGAATGGAGAAGAAGTATTGTAGTAGTGAGTGCAACAGTTTTTAAAGCGTACTTTGAAGTATTTAGCTTCAATTTGAGGGATCCAATCTCTAGAGACGAATCGAGGAATGAAGAGGGAGAAGGCTGATGCTATTTGTGTGGAAAAGGAGGAAGTTGAAACTGAAAAGGAGGTACTGAGAGTGTCGGTTAAGCCCCAAAAGTTCcaacgtgctcacaactgcccacCTTCTTAGTTTAAcccaaagaaagaaaaagaaaacaaaagaagaatTATTACCTTGCTACAAATCACATGACACATGTATATTCTTAAGGGTTATTTTGGTTGATGATATTGCAGTATTTAATCCTAACATAAATTCGTATTTATAATATCACCATTTGGTTGGCCACATAAGTTAAAATATTTGTCACGTAATTAATGTAGTTTTCTATCGGCAGTATTGCAAGTACACAACTAGCTATTCTCAGAGATGCTATTTAAAGGGTATTtagctaagcttataagctggccaaactagcttataagcactttttgaATAATTTACGCAtttggtaaagttaaaagtgtctataaatcacgtgcttataagtcaaaaataagtcAAATGTTATAAGATGGTCACACGCAGcttatgaatttttagcttataagcactttaagtttgaccaagatttttactattttatccttaaaatattcttttttagaaCAAAACTCCTACATCAATACTTAGTATAGACATGTAATGtttgaccctccccgaaattTTACACTTTTTAGTGCTTCGATGTTggttttaggcctaatatcgctattttgaCTATATTAAACTTTTGGTTTTATTTaatcttaaaaattaaaaattacaaagaaatatttttctttattttagctAGTTGATATTTTGTTTAATTAGTTTTActcttgatattttatttttcaaaagataagaagaaaattttcaaaaatacttttatttAGTTTAGTATTAAAGTTGTAGGCTCTAATAAATATCAAATAGTATTCAAATATAGCTATCTTATTCTCTTGTCaatatttcatattattttaGATAGTTAGTATTTTTGGTTAATCTCttaaaaaaatgagaagaaaaaaaaaacaaaacaaaaaggcaaacaaagaaaaagaaacgaAGAAGTAGAAGAAGGTAACGGGAAAAGCAAAAAATGCAAAGGAAACCAAATGAACAATGTGGACCTCTTTgggaatttattttattatttttgtttttttttttaaaaacaaaaaaagattttctttaccaattttgaattttgttttcttGTGTAACAAATTTTAGTTGGTCACTACATTTCAACTAGTGCCCTCACCATTCATAAAGACTTTTCCACTATATAGCGCCCTCACCATTCATAAAGATTTTACCACTATATCGTGCGACTCACGTTTGAGAAAGGGGGTCCACACGATTATAATCCATTCTCTGTTTCTTCTTGCCCATTCACATAAAGAGCACTGATTTGGCACAAAAGAAGGAGGCAGAAGATTTCAAGGTTTAGGGGAGAGAAATTGGAACTAAAAAAGTTCCTAAGAGTTCATCAAAAAGAGAAGTTGTTCTTCATTATTTGGACgaaaatttctaaattttttttctttaactttcaaaaaaaaaaaaaggtttagaTTTCAATAGTAGATTAGTATTGAATCAAAAAATCCGTACAATTTTAGTCccttttaatttcattttttgctcctcaaatctgaaaaaaaaaaatacactttAGTTTCTGATTTTGATCTTCTCTCGTGGAGCTGGATTAAGTTCAAGGTGTTGAGTCGAAGTTCTGTTTGCCGATTCGAGGTCCGCTCAAGTTCGCGCTTCCTTTCGATTTGGATTGCTATTTAAGGTTATCTCTTTTCCTCTCTTATtgtttatgtgatttgttttttttttagctTGGTATTGGCATATTATTCTTAGTTTatcttttgtttgatttttataaaaaaatcatGGTATGATTTTGTTCAATTCATATCGTTGTAATTGTGAGATGAGATTTTGATTTGTTTTAAGGAATTTCATACGCCTAAAGCTTCAAAGCAATGTCCAAGTTTTTCTTATCATTTGTCTCTGTCTTTAATATATTCACCAAGAGAATTCAAATCTAAAGATCCACCTGGAAGTTTTAATATTCAAGGTTTACTAGTGTCAGTACCCGCACGATGTGCGGATAATATTATGATCCTGCTAAATTCtataaataaaatagaataaattaTATGAATAACTATTGACATAAACTTAAATATTATAACCCCATATATAGTTGGtgatacaaacaaataaaaatacaatatgattcaaaaataaatactCATTCCCTTtcaatttacataaaatatttttcttattagtctgttccaaaagaatgacacatttctgtatttggaaataatttaactttaaattttttattttacccattttacctaTAATGAGAAGTTCTTACACTCATACAAATATTATTGCCCCACAAAACTTTTAAGACCatatgtttcaaaaaaaaaaaattgttcttaAATTCAGTGCCAAGTCAAACTATTTCATATATATTGAAACTGAGTGAAGTCATGCTATATAGAGTAATAACTAATAAAAATACATTTAGTAATATCttaatttaaatataaaaatatattatattattatctcaaCATAATAACTTCTCACATCAATATCAACTTCTATCAACCTAAAATTACACAATGACaaattaatatatacatacatgatAATTTATTAATAACCAATATATTCTAAATTTTGGGAGTTACCAACTTATAAAACAGTTGGATCGTAATTTGTTCAATAATTTTAATGTCACCTCAATTTTAACCACACAATTAAAGTCActttatttttaacaatttaaatgataCCTTTGGGATATAGTTAAGATTAAtatattataattaaataaatgttaacctactttaaatatttttcttctaccATGCACATGTACTAAAATAagatgagttcttacatgtaATTCATAATTAAATGAATCTGATTTTTGTAATTCACTTTATTTTGTGTAAATAGCAATCCCAAATAGTGCAATTAAGTTCCTCTATATGTTTACCCTATCCAAATCTATTTCATTCTAATTGATACATATATGATCCAATCGGTTGCTCGATCAATTATCTCATACAATTTGATAGAACATACATATCAACAACGGGCTAAAAAATCATAGTTCATACCTGAGTCATTAGAGAAGAATCTATCCTCCTTTCTTATCTATTTTAGCATAGCAACTGCTAGCactaatagaaaaataaaaaagacaaaaaaatgtaTCTATGACTTCCAAACAATTgagatataaaataaattataaaatattggaTAATTAATTTTACCGTAAGGCAACACAACTGACATTTGTTTAGCCGATGTTTGAGTCAATTCATAGTTTAAAATATTATCTCCACAGAAATGTATGTCATCAATTTCTGTATTCCTGTGTAAATTTATGATTGATCAACTCCCTTCTAACATTATTGGAGTTGCTTAAAAAATGATCGAATCGAACAGCATTTATGTGACCATTCTCTTTCTGAGAATCATTTTAAAAGTATCGACTCCAAACTACATACATCACACATCTTGATTCTCAAAACTGAAATGCTAATTGAGCAAGAGATatagatttatttttaaattaattaaaagtatcaATTTACCCACACTATCtttataccccccccccccctctctttcTATAGTATTCCCTCTACTAtgaaattttatataattatttcatTTAAATGGAAGTTTGACTTTAAATTTTCACTTAAATTAACTATATAagaatttgaattatatttaaaaaaatttaatttgtttcTCGGAATTAtgtcaattatttatttattttagttttatctATTATAACGGTTTTAAATGCATGTATCTTATTTATATAGTATAACTTAGCtcattaatattttaaaaacttTCTCTTCTCAAAGATCAAATAAGTCTTATTATTATGTATACATCTACtactaaaattatttaattacataTTTATTGCATTACCCATAACTTAGAGTTGTTCATATTATTGTCCACAACTCCCATTAATAGATgaatttagttttttttcttataataaaaattatattcaCTATTTTTTTATTCTACTGCtcaaattaatatttaaatttatcaataatatttttgtgtgtcatttatttattatcttatattttatattttagctGAATggagttgtgatgacccaaaagatcatcttatgttttagaactcgaatctgtgctcttaagccttaaaataaaattttatttttaccctcctcgatttgtgtgcgcagtccggacagatttccggaaagcttttatgttgaaaactaatgaaaataagaatttttaccttaaaaattgattttagttgattttggtcaatatttttggtaaacggctCCGAATCCGTGCTTTGACAGTCCCGGTagatccgtatcgaattatgggacctgggcgtgtgtccagaatcaaattcggaggtccctaacttgagttataaatttttgatgaaaattaaaagtttggaaattatttgtcattaagaattgattgatatttggcattgttagtatcggatacgtattttagtttcggagttcggtacaggttcattatgatatttaagacctgtctgtgaaatttggtgagaaacggagttgatttgacgtgattcggacgtctagttgagaaaatagaaattttaaagtgttcttgagaatttcatttgatttggtactaatttcataattttaggtattattttggcgatttgatcgcgcgagcaagttcgtatgatatttttagacttgtgtgcatgtttggtttggagccccgagggctcgggtgagtttcggataggccactagatgttttgaacttagaaaatttttcTAGTATAACggaacctgttgcaggcctcttATCTCGTAATttcgagatcaggcatcgcaaatgcgaacataacagGGTCCGTAATTGCGATGTTTTCATCACAATTGCGATCAGAAGCCTGGGCCACCAGTTCTCCCATTTGCGAggttaccttcgcaattgcgatgggagTCTGGGAAAggcaagttcgcaaatgcgaacatctactcgtatttgcgaggttcagtggtcgcaaatgcgatacttttctcgcatttgcgaaggcagcaagattgtgaagggcatcgcaattgcgatttgcgacacctgcagctgagTGATTCATTCATTTGGCACCTGCAGgacgcaattgcgacacctgcagctgagtaaaaggggcttagacgggatttttcattcattcttcatattttcaaaaccctaaactttaagaggcgatttttcaaagaccaaatattccccaaatcataggtaagtgattcctaattattttctttcaatcttttacatcttataacaagatttcaaactagaatctagaatttttatggtgaaattaggacttttgggtagaacttaggaatttcgaaatttgaggatttagaccccaatttgaggtcgaattccaaaactaattacatattcaggctcgggggtgaatggataaaagAATTTTggtcgaacctcgagttttgaaaAAGCGgcctcggggtcgattttttttgactttttggaggaaaatttggaaaaatttaacttgcgcaatataattgattcctttagcaatatttgatattattgagttatttttgaatagatacgagtggtttggaggtgaattccaaaggaaaagctgtgattgagaattaagtggccttcggagcgaggtaagtgttgtgtctaaccctgacttgaggaaattaggaaccttagatcacttgctaagtgaaattcatgtgagcggcgtatatgtgaggtgacgagtatttatgcgCCGTCAATTCACctgtttttcatgtttctctatttttcttatattgtctcattcctatgccaaattgctacgtgttatactagtgttgttcaatttatcgttcttatcatgtttacgaattttctggtgataattgagtttttatttcaaagttgagattgatattatggaaccaaatattgaagtaaggtttgtacttgttattctatttttctgttgttatttatgcattgcattatggtaagggagagtgttaatacacgaagggtgatgtcgttccatattgtgagtgttaatgcatgaagggtgatgccgtgccatattgtgagtgttaatgcacgaagggtgatgccgtgccatattgtgaatgttaatgcacgaagggtaatatcttgccatgatatgagagttaa
Proteins encoded in this window:
- the LOC107814516 gene encoding V-type proton ATPase subunit F; translation: MANRPPIKTSNSALIAMIADEDTITGFLLAGVGNVDLRRKTNYLIVDSKTTVKQIEDAFKEFTTREDVAIVLISQYIANMIRFLVDSYNKPIPAILEIPSKDHPYDPAHDSVLSRVKYLFSTESVASGRR